In Ficedula albicollis isolate OC2 chromosome 19, FicAlb1.5, whole genome shotgun sequence, one DNA window encodes the following:
- the WBSCR16 gene encoding Williams-Beuren syndrome chromosomal region 16 protein, whose translation MAAARGQAGVGVAAGPPSTRQLREAEAAAPVFQYAGKAAKRKDRVFVWGFSYSGALGVPSFVRPDAGWKKPRRIQPTPYRLETEEKISSAACGYGFTLLASNTRDITKVWGTGLNKDSQLGFQRSRRDQTKGYEYVLEPSPIPLPLEKPQQTRVLQVSCGRAHSLVLTDSEGVFTMGNNSYGQCGRKVVEDEIYSGSHLIHQLKEFDSEVVQVVCGQDHSLFRTKKGSVYACGWGADGQTGLGHYNITSVPTKLHGDIAGVNIIQVSSYGDCCLAVSDEGDVFGWGNSEYLQLASVTEHTQVNVPRHLPFKIGKVKEAACGGTGNAVLTEEGNVFVWGYGILGKGPNLIETAVPEMIPPSLFGWSDFSPDVRVAHVRCGLSQFAALTNRGELFVWGKNLRGCLGTGRMEDQYFPWRVTVPGEVVDVACGVDHMEGSTFPKEHGSARSALAPS comes from the exons ATGGCGGCGGCCCGAGGGCAGGCG ggggtgggcgTGGCGGCGGGGCCGCCCAGCACCCGCCAGCTCCGGGAGGCCGAGGCGGCCGCCCCGGTGTTCCAGTACGCGGGGAAGGCGGCCAAGCGCAAGGACCGCGTGTTCGTGTGGGGCTTCAGCTACTCGGGCGCCCTGGGCGTCCCCAGCTTCGTGAGGCCGGACGCGGGCTGGAAGAAGCCGCGGCGGATCCAACCCACGCCGTACCGCCTGGAGACAGAGGAGAAG ATATCCTCTGCTGCTTGTGGTTATGGATTCACACTGCTGGCTTCTAATACCAGAGACATCACCAAAGTGTGGGGCACAGGGCTCAACAAGGATTCCCAGCTCGGATtccagagaagcagaagagatcAAA CTAAGGGCTATGAATATGTCTTGGAACCATCTCCAATTCCATTACCACTGGAGAAGCCACAGCAAACTCGAGTCTTGCAAGTGTCCTGTGGGAGAGCCCATTCCCTGGTCCTGACAGATAGTGAAGGAG ttttcacaaTGGGAAACAATTCTTATGGACAGTGTGGCCGCAAGGTTGTTGAAGATGAAATTTACAG TGGAAGCCATCTCATTCATCAGCTGAAGGAATTTGACAGTGAAGTTGTCCAG GTTGTGTGTGGGCAGGACCACAGTCTGTTTAGAACCAAGAAAGGTTCAGTCTATGCATGTGGATGGGGAGCTGATGGACAAACAG gtcTTGGACACTATAACATCACTAGTGTTCCTACTAAGCTGCATGGTGACATTGCTGGAGTAAACATTATCCAGGTCTCTTCCTATGGGGACTGTTGTCTGGCTGTTTCAGATGAAGGAGATGTCTTTGGTTGGGGAAATTCAGAATATTTGCAGTTGGCATCTgtcacagaacacacacag GTGAATGTTCCCAGGCATTTGCCATTCAAGATTGGGAAGGTAAAGGAGGCTGCCTGTGGAGGGACTGGCAATGCTGTGCTAACAG aagaaggaaatgtttttgtctGGGGATATGGAATTCTTGGGAAAGGACCAAACCTAATAGagacagcagtgccagagaTGATCCCACCCAGCCTTTTTGGCTGGTCAGACTTCAGTCCCGACGTCCGTGTTGCTCATGTTCGCTGTGGGCTCAGCCAGTTTGCAGCACTTACAA ACAGAGGAGAACTGTTTGTGTGGGGGAAGAATCTGAGAGGGTGCCTGGGAACTGGAAGAATGGAAGACCAGTATTTCCCATGGAGG GTGACTGttcctggggaggtggtggatgTGGCCTGTGGAGTTGATCACATG gaaggaagCACGTTCCCCAAGGAGCATGGAAGTGCCAGGAGTGCTCTGGCTCCTTCATGA